One Rattus norvegicus strain BN/NHsdMcwi chromosome 18, GRCr8, whole genome shotgun sequence DNA segment encodes these proteins:
- the Seh1l gene encoding nucleoporin SEH1 isoform X2 has product MFVARSIAADHKDLIHDVSFDFHGRRMATCSSDQSVKVWDKSESGDWHCTASWKTHSGSVWRVTWAHPEFGQVLASCSFDRTAAVWEEIVGESNDKLRGQSHWVKRTTLVDSRTSVTDVKFAPKHMGLMLATCSADGIVRVYEAPDVMNLSQWSLQHEISCKLCCSCISWNPSSSRAHPPMIAVGSDDSSPNSMAKVQIFEYNENTRKYAKAETLMTVTDPVHDIAFAPNLGRSFHILAIATKDVRIFTLKPVRKELTSSGGPTKFEIHIVAQFDNHNSQVWRVSWNITGTVLASSGDDGCVRLWKANYMDNWKCTGILKGNGSPVNGSSQLGNSTPSLSSNIPNLQNSLNGTSAGSRKHS; this is encoded by the exons GTGTGGGATAAGAGCGAGAGCGGAGATTGGCACTGCACAGCTAGTTGGAAG ACACATAGTGGATCTGTATGGCGTGTGACATGGGCTCATCCTGAGTTTGGACAAGTTTTGGCTTCCTGTTCTTTTGACCGAACAGCAGCCGTATGGGAAGAAATAGTAGGAGAGTCAAACGATAAACTTCGAGGACAGAGTCACTGG gTGAAAAGGACAACTCTAGTGGACAGCAGAACATCTGTTACAGATGTGAAATTTGCTCCCAAGCACATGGGTCTGATGTTAGCAACCTGCTCTGCAGATGGCATCGTGAGAGTCTACGAGGCCCCAGATGTGATGAACCTCAGCCAGTGGTCCCTGCAGCACGAGATCTCGTGTAAGCTGTGCTGCAGCTGCATTTCTTGGAACCCTTCCAG CTCTCGTGCTCACCCCCCCATGATCGCTGTGGGAAGTGATGACAGCAGTCCAAATTCAATGGCCAAGGTTCAGATCTTTGAGTACAATGAAAACACCAG GAAATATGCAAAAGCTGAGACTCTTATGACAGTCACGGATCCTGTCCATGACATTGCGTTTGCTCCAAATTTGGGACGATCTTTCCACATCCTGGCAATAGCAACCAAAGATGTAAGAATTTTCACATTAAAACCTGTGAG GAAAGAACTTACTTCTTCTGGTGGTCCAACAAAATTTGAAATCCATATTGTGGCTCAGTTTGATAATCATAATTCTCAGGTCTGGAGGGTGAGTTGGAACATAACAGGAACAGTATTGGCGTCTTCAGGAGATGACGGCTGTGTTAGGTTGTGGAAAG CTAATTACATGGACAATTGGAAGTGCACTGGTATTTTGAAAGGTAACGGGAGCCCAGTAAATGGGAGTTCTCAGCTGGGAAACTCAACTCCTTCACTGAGCTCAAATATTCCAAATCTTCAAAATTCATTAAATGGAACATCTGCTGGCAG CAGAAAGCACAGCTGA
- the Seh1l gene encoding nucleoporin SEH1 isoform X1 encodes MFVARSIAADHKDLIHDVSFDFHGRRMATCSSDQSVKVWDKSESGDWHCTASWKTHSGSVWRVTWAHPEFGQVLASCSFDRTAAVWEEIVGESNDKLRGQSHWVKRTTLVDSRTSVTDVKFAPKHMGLMLATCSADGIVRVYEAPDVMNLSQWSLQHEISCKLCCSCISWNPSSSRAHPPMIAVGSDDSSPNSMAKVQIFEYNENTRKYAKAETLMTVTDPVHDIAFAPNLGRSFHILAIATKDVRIFTLKPVRKELTSSGGPTKFEIHIVAQFDNHNSQVWRVSWNITGTVLASSGDDGCVRLWKANYMDNWKCTGILKGNGSPVNGSSQLGNSTPSLSSNIPNLQNSLNGTSAGRYFFPPLDSPRAGSRWSSCAQLLPPPAPLLEHSCDADTANLHYPHPRRGCLSRPLNPLPENEGV; translated from the exons GTGTGGGATAAGAGCGAGAGCGGAGATTGGCACTGCACAGCTAGTTGGAAG ACACATAGTGGATCTGTATGGCGTGTGACATGGGCTCATCCTGAGTTTGGACAAGTTTTGGCTTCCTGTTCTTTTGACCGAACAGCAGCCGTATGGGAAGAAATAGTAGGAGAGTCAAACGATAAACTTCGAGGACAGAGTCACTGG gTGAAAAGGACAACTCTAGTGGACAGCAGAACATCTGTTACAGATGTGAAATTTGCTCCCAAGCACATGGGTCTGATGTTAGCAACCTGCTCTGCAGATGGCATCGTGAGAGTCTACGAGGCCCCAGATGTGATGAACCTCAGCCAGTGGTCCCTGCAGCACGAGATCTCGTGTAAGCTGTGCTGCAGCTGCATTTCTTGGAACCCTTCCAG CTCTCGTGCTCACCCCCCCATGATCGCTGTGGGAAGTGATGACAGCAGTCCAAATTCAATGGCCAAGGTTCAGATCTTTGAGTACAATGAAAACACCAG GAAATATGCAAAAGCTGAGACTCTTATGACAGTCACGGATCCTGTCCATGACATTGCGTTTGCTCCAAATTTGGGACGATCTTTCCACATCCTGGCAATAGCAACCAAAGATGTAAGAATTTTCACATTAAAACCTGTGAG GAAAGAACTTACTTCTTCTGGTGGTCCAACAAAATTTGAAATCCATATTGTGGCTCAGTTTGATAATCATAATTCTCAGGTCTGGAGGGTGAGTTGGAACATAACAGGAACAGTATTGGCGTCTTCAGGAGATGACGGCTGTGTTAGGTTGTGGAAAG CTAATTACATGGACAATTGGAAGTGCACTGGTATTTTGAAAGGTAACGGGAGCCCAGTAAATGGGAGTTCTCAGCTGGGAAACTCAACTCCTTCACTGAGCTCAAATATTCCAAATCTTCAAAATTCATTAAATGGAACATCTGCTGGCAG GTATTTCTTTCCCCCTCTGGATTCCCCACGGGCTGGATCAAGATGGTCCAGCTGTGcccagctccttcctcctcctgctcctctgctAGAGCACTCTTGTGATGCAGACACTGCCAACCTCCACTATCCTCACCCTCGCAGAGGATGCCTCTCTCGGCCTCTTAATCCCTTACCTGAGAATGAAGGGGTGTAA